A window of Sphingobacterium sp. lm-10 contains these coding sequences:
- the ileS gene encoding isoleucine--tRNA ligase, with product MYKEYKQLNLPEIGKEVLKRWETDKIFEKSISNRPASKPYTFYEGPPSANGMPGIHHVMARAIKDIFCRYKTLKGFQVKRKGGWDTHGLPIELAVEKTLGITKEDIGKKISVEAYNEACRNEVMRYTDVWNDLTMKMGYWVDLENPYITYKNSYIETLWFLLQKLYKKGYLYKGYTIQPYSPAAGTGLSSHELNQPGTYQDVKDTTIVAQFRLDKAQVHPLMDTLAETPEEDVAFIAWTTTPWTLPSNTALVVGKNIDYVKVRTFNQYTGEPVSVVLAQNLINKHFKAEGKDASFPDYKLGDKVIPWEIAATFKGEQLVGLRYLQLMPYITSDELIEKAFRVIPGDFVTTEDGTGIVHASPTYGADDFRVAKEHGVPAILVKDENGKDVPTVDRTGRFVKEITDFAGRFVKEEYYTNEERADKDFRPTDVLIAIKLKEENKAFDVKKYEHTYPHCWRTDKPILYYPLDSWFIRTTAVKDRLVALNKTINWKPEATGTGRFGNWLENLVDWNLSRSRYWGTPLPIWRSEDENEEICIGSITELKTRLETAVQSEVLTANEKAVNQSYLDKFGTEELDLHRPYVDDIILVSDGGQKLFREPDLIDVWFDSGAMPYAQWGLDQEKLAAGEDFPFHPDFLNAFPADFIAEGVDQTRGWFFTLHAISTMVKDSVAFKNVISNGLVLDKNGNKMSKRLGNAVDPFSTLEKYSADATRWYMISNASPWENLKFNEEGLDEVRRKFFGTIYNTYAFFALYANIDQFSYSEPDIALAQRPEIDRWVLSLLHSLTQEVDRYYNDYEPTKAARAIQTFVDENLSNWYVRLCRRRFWKGEYSADKISAYQTLYTCLDTLSKLIAPIAPFFADNLYLDLNNATKKESFESVHLADFPLFSTDVIDTDLEERMRLAQDVSSLTLSLRKKTGINVRQPLEKILLPVLDSAFQEKVEKVQELILSETNIKQINFITDTTGIIKKKIKPNFKALGAKVGKDMKTVAAAIQAFSAEDIQHLETNNQLVLNNLPYTITLEDVEIIAEDVEGWQVANLGRLTVALDVHITPELRKEGLARELINRIQNIRKDKGFAVTDRITVTISDNTEIREAVTDNLSYICTEILADALNFGSISVGDSVEIDEKNLLLLVEKN from the coding sequence ATGTACAAAGAATATAAACAGTTGAACTTGCCCGAAATCGGAAAAGAAGTATTGAAGCGTTGGGAAACCGACAAAATCTTCGAAAAAAGTATTTCTAACCGTCCTGCCAGCAAGCCTTATACTTTCTACGAAGGTCCTCCATCTGCTAATGGTATGCCCGGCATCCACCATGTAATGGCGCGAGCTATTAAGGATATATTCTGTCGTTATAAGACCTTAAAAGGTTTTCAGGTCAAACGTAAGGGCGGCTGGGATACACATGGTTTGCCGATAGAATTGGCGGTGGAAAAAACGCTAGGTATTACCAAGGAAGATATCGGTAAAAAAATCAGCGTAGAAGCCTACAACGAAGCATGTAGAAACGAGGTAATGCGTTATACGGATGTATGGAACGACCTGACTATGAAAATGGGCTACTGGGTCGATCTGGAAAATCCATATATTACGTACAAAAACAGCTATATCGAAACATTATGGTTTCTCTTGCAGAAACTGTATAAAAAAGGATATTTATACAAGGGATATACCATACAACCCTATTCTCCTGCGGCGGGAACAGGATTAAGCTCGCATGAGCTGAACCAGCCGGGCACTTATCAGGATGTGAAAGATACGACGATCGTCGCGCAATTTCGCCTAGACAAAGCGCAGGTTCACCCATTGATGGACACCTTGGCAGAAACCCCGGAAGAAGATGTCGCTTTCATCGCCTGGACCACCACGCCGTGGACCTTGCCGTCCAACACGGCTTTGGTCGTGGGTAAAAATATTGACTATGTAAAGGTGCGTACGTTCAACCAGTATACGGGTGAGCCGGTTTCTGTTGTGCTAGCGCAAAACTTGATTAACAAACACTTCAAAGCCGAAGGAAAGGATGCATCGTTTCCGGATTACAAACTGGGCGACAAAGTAATCCCTTGGGAAATTGCCGCCACATTCAAAGGCGAGCAATTGGTTGGATTACGCTATCTTCAGCTCATGCCCTACATCACTTCGGATGAATTGATCGAAAAAGCCTTCCGCGTAATTCCCGGAGATTTCGTTACGACGGAAGATGGTACTGGTATTGTACATGCCTCTCCTACGTATGGAGCGGACGATTTTCGGGTAGCCAAAGAACACGGTGTGCCCGCTATTTTGGTGAAAGATGAAAATGGCAAGGATGTGCCTACGGTAGATCGCACGGGTCGTTTTGTAAAAGAAATTACCGACTTCGCTGGCCGCTTTGTTAAAGAAGAATATTACACCAACGAAGAACGTGCTGATAAAGACTTCCGCCCGACAGATGTCTTGATTGCGATCAAGCTCAAGGAAGAAAATAAAGCATTTGACGTCAAGAAATACGAACACACCTACCCGCATTGTTGGCGGACGGATAAACCGATCTTATATTACCCGCTGGATAGCTGGTTCATCCGCACGACCGCGGTGAAAGATCGTTTGGTCGCGTTGAATAAAACCATCAATTGGAAGCCAGAGGCCACCGGAACAGGACGTTTTGGCAATTGGTTGGAAAATTTAGTAGACTGGAACCTGTCTCGTTCGCGTTACTGGGGTACTCCCCTTCCGATTTGGCGCAGTGAAGATGAAAATGAAGAGATCTGTATCGGCTCCATTACAGAACTAAAGACACGTTTGGAGACCGCTGTGCAATCAGAAGTGTTAACCGCTAATGAGAAAGCGGTCAATCAATCGTATTTGGATAAGTTTGGCACCGAAGAACTGGATCTGCACCGTCCTTATGTGGATGATATTATATTGGTATCTGATGGCGGACAGAAGCTATTCCGGGAGCCGGATTTGATTGACGTATGGTTCGATTCAGGAGCCATGCCTTATGCACAATGGGGATTGGATCAGGAGAAGCTTGCCGCTGGCGAGGACTTCCCTTTCCATCCAGATTTTTTAAATGCTTTCCCAGCAGATTTTATTGCCGAAGGGGTTGACCAGACACGTGGTTGGTTTTTCACCCTGCATGCGATATCTACCATGGTCAAGGATTCGGTCGCATTCAAGAATGTCATTTCCAACGGCTTGGTATTGGATAAAAATGGCAACAAGATGTCCAAACGATTGGGCAATGCTGTTGATCCATTCAGCACCCTGGAAAAATACAGTGCAGATGCCACACGCTGGTACATGATCAGCAATGCATCACCATGGGAAAACTTAAAATTCAACGAAGAAGGATTAGATGAAGTGCGTCGCAAATTCTTCGGCACCATCTATAATACCTATGCCTTTTTTGCGCTGTATGCGAATATCGACCAATTCTCTTACAGCGAACCGGATATCGCTTTAGCGCAACGCCCCGAGATCGACCGTTGGGTATTATCGTTGCTACACAGCTTAACGCAGGAAGTAGACAGATATTATAATGACTACGAGCCAACCAAAGCAGCACGGGCCATACAAACCTTTGTGGATGAAAACCTGAGCAACTGGTACGTCCGCTTATGTCGTCGTCGCTTCTGGAAAGGGGAGTATAGTGCCGATAAGATTTCTGCTTACCAAACGCTGTATACCTGTTTGGACACCCTTTCTAAACTGATTGCTCCAATTGCACCATTCTTTGCAGACAACTTATATCTGGATCTAAATAATGCGACAAAAAAGGAGTCGTTTGAATCCGTGCATTTAGCCGATTTCCCATTATTCAGCACCGACGTGATCGATACAGATCTTGAAGAACGCATGCGCTTAGCACAGGATGTATCTTCGCTCACCTTATCCCTGCGTAAGAAAACCGGTATCAACGTACGTCAGCCTTTAGAGAAAATTTTGTTGCCCGTGCTAGATAGCGCTTTCCAAGAGAAAGTAGAAAAGGTACAGGAGTTGATTTTATCAGAGACGAATATTAAGCAAATTAATTTCATCACAGATACAACTGGTATTATTAAGAAAAAAATTAAACCGAATTTTAAGGCTTTGGGCGCTAAAGTTGGAAAGGATATGAAGACGGTTGCTGCCGCTATTCAGGCATTCAGCGCGGAAGATATTCAGCATCTAGAAACCAACAATCAACTGGTGTTGAACAACCTACCCTATACCATCACGCTTGAAGATGTGGAGATCATTGCCGAGGATGTAGAGGGCTGGCAAGTGGCCAATTTAGGAAGGCTCACGGTGGCGTTAGACGTACATATCACGCCAGAATTGCGGAAAGAGGGTCTTGCAAGGGAATTGATCAATAGAATTCAAAATATTCGCAAGGATAAGGGATTTGCAGTAACCGATCGTATCACAGTGACTATCAGTGACAACACAGAAATCAGAGAAGCGGTTACCGATAATTTGTCGTATATTTGCACCGAGATTTTAGCAGACGCCCTCAACTTTGGCAGTATTTCTGTAGGAGACAGCGTTGAGATAGACGAAAAGAATTTATTGCTATTGGTTGAAAAAAATTAA
- a CDS encoding lipoprotein signal peptidase, with product MKAYLRPLLLIFALLLIDQLSKFWVKLSMTIGQDIPVLGDKFLIHFIENNGMAWGMEFGGDYGKLLLTLFRIAAICGIGYGLHHMIKNNYHKGFILNVALIMAGAMGNIIDSVFYGRIFSESTFYQKAELFPAGGGYAPWFHGKVVDMLYFPLFEGTFPTWFPVWGGEHFLFFSPVFNVADSAISVGVFLILIFQKRYFKDEEAQQAEQKASVVEH from the coding sequence ATGAAAGCCTACTTACGTCCTTTACTTTTAATTTTTGCGCTATTACTTATCGATCAGCTTTCCAAATTCTGGGTAAAGCTGAGTATGACTATCGGACAGGATATCCCTGTGCTCGGCGATAAGTTCTTAATCCATTTTATCGAAAACAATGGTATGGCTTGGGGCATGGAGTTCGGTGGTGACTATGGCAAGCTACTGCTTACCTTATTTCGTATTGCTGCCATATGCGGTATTGGGTACGGCCTGCATCATATGATCAAAAATAATTACCACAAAGGCTTTATCCTGAATGTGGCATTAATCATGGCAGGAGCTATGGGTAATATCATCGATAGCGTATTCTATGGACGCATCTTTAGCGAAAGTACCTTCTATCAAAAAGCAGAACTATTCCCAGCCGGAGGTGGCTACGCTCCGTGGTTTCACGGGAAAGTGGTGGATATGCTGTACTTCCCTCTTTTCGAAGGCACATTCCCAACCTGGTTCCCTGTTTGGGGAGGAGAGCACTTTTTGTTCTTTAGTCCCGTATTTAATGTAGCAGACTCCGCGATATCGGTAGGTGTATTTCTCATCTTAATCTTTCAGAAACGATATTTTAAGGACGAAGAAGCACAGCAAGCCGAGCAGAAAGCCAGCGTGGTTGAACACTAA
- a CDS encoding TraR/DksA C4-type zinc finger protein yields MEKFEKTRYGDAELQEFKAIILEKLRVAKEELSSLTKSLSNSNANGTDDTAGTYKTLEDGSATLEKEQINQLAARQKKFIDNLEAALVRIENKTYGVCRETGKLIQKERLKAVPHTTLSIEAKNKQY; encoded by the coding sequence ATGGAAAAATTTGAAAAAACACGTTATGGCGACGCGGAACTTCAAGAATTTAAAGCAATAATTCTTGAAAAACTACGCGTAGCTAAAGAGGAACTTTCTTCCTTGACCAAATCGTTAAGCAATAGCAATGCGAATGGTACAGATGATACCGCTGGCACGTACAAAACCTTGGAAGATGGCTCTGCCACTTTAGAGAAAGAACAGATCAATCAGTTAGCGGCTCGTCAAAAGAAGTTTATCGACAATCTGGAAGCTGCCTTGGTACGTATAGAAAATAAGACCTATGGTGTGTGTCGTGAGACAGGAAAGCTAATTCAGAAGGAGCGCTTGAAAGCAGTACCACATACTACATTAAGTATCGAAGCGAAAAACAAGCAATACTAG